The Bifidobacterium sp. ESL0745 genome contains a region encoding:
- a CDS encoding MDR family MFS transporter has translation MVSQESTEKNSGQQQAATSQNESEQESGGFTSSITSRQRALMMAVLLLGSFTALMAETFLNNALPTIMGAFSVSQATAQWLTTAYLLVVGLMIPMSAWVFESFNLRTTFVTLMAVFFVGSIVCIFAPNFWVLLAGRIIEAIAAGGLMPFIQNVILMMFPPEKRGMAMGITGLVIGFGPAVGPTISGLILKVSSWKMLFIILAVASAITAILAVPLVRNLTSPHHSTTDVISFAESIFGFGLILYALSEVGNTGRITLMLAVLFIIGVVIMALFCVRQLKLTKPLLDIHVFGNARFNLCTLLSTISNIAMVGIELVLPLYLQTTRGESALTSGLVMMPGALVMVICNPISGTLYDKLGIKKLSLFGFLMLLIGSVPMLWFSAKTSLFVIGLCYALRMVGISFTMMTTFTAGINLSSARLTAHANAASSTVRQVGGSLGTALAMLVISLAATSQASAGKAAAQAIGYNWGFILMVIFAVIGMVASFFLPNATTEREAIAAESK, from the coding sequence ATGGTCAGTCAGGAATCGACAGAAAAGAACAGTGGGCAGCAACAGGCTGCAACCTCACAGAATGAATCTGAGCAGGAAAGTGGAGGCTTCACGTCTTCGATCACTTCTCGCCAACGTGCGCTGATGATGGCGGTGTTGCTGTTGGGTTCGTTCACGGCGCTGATGGCGGAGACATTCTTGAACAACGCGCTGCCCACGATCATGGGTGCGTTCTCGGTAAGCCAGGCTACGGCGCAATGGCTGACGACCGCCTATCTGCTGGTAGTCGGGCTGATGATTCCGATGTCCGCATGGGTGTTCGAGTCCTTCAATCTGCGTACCACGTTCGTGACCTTGATGGCCGTCTTCTTCGTCGGCTCGATCGTCTGCATTTTCGCGCCGAACTTCTGGGTGCTGCTCGCGGGCCGTATCATTGAGGCGATCGCTGCCGGCGGGCTCATGCCGTTCATCCAGAACGTCATCCTGATGATGTTCCCGCCAGAAAAGCGCGGCATGGCCATGGGCATCACCGGCCTGGTCATCGGTTTCGGACCGGCGGTCGGACCCACCATCTCGGGCCTGATCCTCAAAGTCTCCAGCTGGAAGATGCTCTTCATCATCCTTGCCGTCGCCAGTGCCATCACCGCGATTCTTGCCGTCCCGCTGGTGCGCAACCTCACCTCGCCGCACCACAGCACGACCGACGTTATCTCCTTCGCCGAATCCATTTTCGGCTTTGGACTCATTCTTTATGCGCTTTCCGAAGTCGGCAACACCGGGCGGATCACGCTGATGCTTGCGGTGCTGTTCATCATCGGTGTGGTCATTATGGCGCTTTTCTGCGTGCGCCAGCTGAAGCTCACTAAGCCGCTGCTCGACATCCACGTCTTCGGCAACGCCCGCTTCAACCTCTGCACCCTCTTGAGCACCATCAGCAACATCGCCATGGTCGGCATCGAGCTCGTCCTGCCGCTCTATCTGCAGACCACGCGTGGCGAATCGGCGCTGACCAGCGGCCTGGTGATGATGCCGGGAGCCTTGGTCATGGTGATCTGCAACCCGATTTCCGGCACACTTTACGACAAGCTCGGCATCAAGAAACTTTCGCTGTTCGGCTTCCTGATGCTCCTGATCGGCTCGGTGCCCATGCTCTGGTTCAGCGCCAAAACCAGCCTGTTCGTGATCGGCTTGTGCTACGCGCTGCGCATGGTCGGCATCTCCTTCACGATGATGACCACGTTCACCGCCGGCATCAACCTGAGCTCCGCCCGCCTCACCGCGCACGCCAACGCCGCTTCCTCCACCGTTCGTCAGGTCGGCGGTTCGCTGGGCACAGCGCTTGCGATGCTCGTCATCTCGCTGGCCGCGACTTCGCAGGCCTCCGCCGGCAAGGCCGCAGCCCAGGCCATCGGCTATAACTGGGGCTTCATCCTCATGGTCATCTTCGCCGTCATCGGCATGG